Within the Candidatus Hydrogenedentota bacterium genome, the region GTGTGCCAGCTACGCGCGCGCCGACACACTTCACCCTTCCGCATGGCCATTATTCGCGTTTTCTCCCGCCCATTCAACTCCCCGAAGCCGTTTCCCAATGAGGATGCTGCACGTTGCCCGCCGGTGCCGCCGCGCGGCAGCACAACCAGCGCGCCGCCCGAACGAAAGACGCAATTAGGGGAGAACAGGGTCAGGCTTCGACGCGGCAGTATTCCTGCTCGTACCACTGGCGCCATTGCGCGGCGTATTTATTGATCCATTCAAACACCGCCTCGGCGCCGAGGTCGCGTTGCGCCTTCTCCGACTCGATCCACTTGTGGTCCTCTATCGCCTTGCGTTCCATGGCCATCATGTGCTGCATCCGCCACTGCTTGGCGTGATGTTCCAGCCAATCCCTTATCGCAAAGTCCAGACCCACGTCGTACCCTTTCTGCTGCGACAAATGATACTTGTGCACCTCAATAGCCTTTAACTCGTCCTGACTGAAATCAGCCTCCATTCTTTGAGTACCTCATGCAGCCTAACCCAAGGCCTTCTACGCTTTGCACTCCGGCGCTGCGCGCATAATTATTGACGGATTATGGTTAGCGTTTATTCTCATTCAAATTCTCGCAGCGCAATCGACTACATACCCTATTTTATCACAGGAGACGGCCAAGATTGTCACAATTCGGAGAATATGTCAACACCGTTACAGCCCCTTCTTGGCATTTTCGGGAGGGCAACCCGTCCGTGACGCCCTATTCCAGGACCGGAGCGAAGTGTAAGACATGTCCGACACGATGTCAATCCCAAAATCACGAAATACTGCGATTTTGGCTATTATGTGTCTTTTCACCGGCCGGCTTCGGCACATCCGGGCTTTTCTGCTCGTATTTCTGGTTTCTTGGGTGCAACGTGGGGGGGGATGGCGGACATTCCCGCGTAGCACTGCCCGCCGCACTGCCCGGGGAACCTCCCGCGCCTTTTTGAGATAAAGAAGCACGTCGGCACATCGCATGGGGCACGAGGCGCGTGTCCGCCCCGCGAGGCGATTGGGGCCGTTCTGCGCGCCAGCGGCGTCGTGGCCCGGCGCTGTCTGCATGAATTCGTGCGCGGCAGATAGCGCGATGAGGCGCACGAGGGTTGGGACCATGCACGAGAAAACAGTCACGCGGACACATGTTGGGGCATTCATCTCCTGGTCTGCGCGCGCCCTGCTGTGCATACTGGGCTGGCGGGTGGTGGCGGAATCGCCGCCTGTAAAGAAGAGCGTCATTATTGCCGCGCCGCACACCAGCGCTTGGGATTTCTTCTACGGGTTGCTCGGGGCGCTGGCCATGCGGGTGCCTCTCTGCTTCCTTATCAAGGACACGGTGTTCCGGTGGCCGCTGAACCTGCTTCTGTACCGGCTAGGGGGCATCCCCGTGAACCGGCGCGAACGGAAAGGCGCAGTGGATCAGATAGCTGGGGCGCTCCGGCGGCATGACCGGCTCTACGTAATGATCACGCCGTCCGGGACGCGGAAGCGGGTACGTTATTGGAAAACCGGATTCTACTGGATTGCGCACCGGGCCGGGGTGCCGGTGTGGCTCACTTACATTGATTACCGGAACAGGGTCATGTGCGGCGGGCCGTTCCTGTACCCCACAGGCGACATTCACGCCGACTTCGAGCGCATCCGGGCCTTCTACGAGCCGGTTTTCGGCCCCATGCCCAGTTGCAGACCCGCGCCGCGGGAGTACGAAGAGACGCGGGAGCGGATGGCGAGTTGACACGTTGAAAGCCGGGAAAGCGCTCACGGCCAGGGCGGGCCCGGCAGTATCGCCAGCCGAATCTCGTTCGTGCTGTTCGGCCGGGCCGCTTCGAAATAGACGTACACTTCGTCGCCGGCGCGCAGCCAGTGCGAGTAACGCCAGGTATGACACGCGCCCGGCGTTGTGCTGCATAGCAGGGGCACATCGGGGGTCAGGTCGACGAAGGTCTTGAGGTCCAGCGTGTACGCCAGCCCGGTGGCGATGTTGTAGACAGGGTCGTACCACTGGAAATGGGAGCCCTCATACACGAACAGACAACCCACCGGCATGGGCAGGACGCATGCGGGACGCGTGAAGAAATCGTGCCAGCCTGAATTCGGCAACACCGGCGTCGCGCCGGCAGGCGACCATTCCATGCCGTCCCGGCTGACAAAATGGTGAATGCGTTCGACAAAATCCGTGCCGATGACGAACATGTGCCATTGTGAACCGTCCCAGTGCAGGACCGGGTCCTTGTATCCGCGCACGCGGGCGGTCTCGTCGCAGGGAGCATTGGGGGCGAGCACGACCCTTGCGGTTCGCGCGTCGAACCGTGCGGGGTCATCGACGTCGTCGAAGACCAGGATAGACCAGCCGGTCTCGAGCCCCGCGCAGCCGTAGAGGCGGAATTTGCCGGAGCCGGGCAGCTGCACCAGCGCGGGCCGCTCGAAGCCCGGCACGCGCGCGTCTTCACGCTTCAGATGATGGATAGGCGTGAAATGCTTGCCGTCCTCGCTTTTGAGCAGGCGCACCTCGTAACCGCGCTTGCCGCGGGGCGAATTGCCTTCGCGCATGCGTGCCGCGAGATAGAAGACGCCTGCCGTGGTGCGCACCACCGAGGGCGCGCCGGCCCACCATTCCGGCGTATCCTGGTCCGGCTCGAGGATGACGTGATACGACCGGAAACAATCGGCAAGGGGGATGTTGCTGGCAGTCTGTGAGAGCATGTTCAAGCACTCCGTTGTTTCCACAAAAGAGCAGAACGGCACACGGAACCGCTGCCCATTACTTGCCTGGCAGGCGCGCACACCTTGTTGCCGCTGAACGGGCTCGCAGGCTGGCCGCCTAATGCTTGCGCCACGAGGCTTCGCGCTTCTCGAGGAAGGCGCGCAGCCCCTCCTCCGCCTCGGCTGAACCGCGGGCGTCCATGTGAATCTCGACGGCGCGTTGGAGGTCGTCCGACAGGGGAT harbors:
- a CDS encoding 1-acyl-sn-glycerol-3-phosphate acyltransferase, with product MHEKTVTRTHVGAFISWSARALLCILGWRVVAESPPVKKSVIIAAPHTSAWDFFYGLLGALAMRVPLCFLIKDTVFRWPLNLLLYRLGGIPVNRRERKGAVDQIAGALRRHDRLYVMITPSGTRKRVRYWKTGFYWIAHRAGVPVWLTYIDYRNRVMCGGPFLYPTGDIHADFERIRAFYEPVFGPMPSCRPAPREYEETRERMAS